In Streptococcus parauberis NCFD 2020, the sequence GAACAATTGTTCTAAGATAACGTGGTACAGACTGAGGCATTCTAAATCCTAGGAAAAGTTCAACCTTCACCATGTAGTCTGTTCCCATCATATCAACTTTATACTTAGCAGTATATGGTTCATCGGTTACCTTAACATTAACAAACCAATACACCTTAGCACGTTTTGGTCTTTTATCCAAAATTGAGTAAAGAATGGATTTATCAATCATATTGTCTTGTAATCTATTTGTCAAATAAACAACGTTTGTTTGATAAAGATCAATTGCTTTATCATCACGTAAGGCTTTGATTTGATCTCTGTAATCCAATAGATTGAGTGATTTAACATATTTAAAGACAATTTTTGTCCCTTTATGCCAAATAAACATAACTGACACAATTCCTAAGGCAAGGATAACAACTACGTAACCACCGTGCATAAATTTAACAGCTGAAGCTGCAAAGAAAATGAATTCTATCAGTGCAAAGAATGACATAATAACATGAGCTATTACCGAGTTCATCCCCTCTTTAATTAAGTAATAATTTAAGAGTACGGTTGTCATCAACATAGTTATAGTGATAGCTAAGCCATAAGCTGCTTCCATATTAGCTGAATTTTTAAAGTAAAGCACCACACATGAGGTGATAAAACATAAGAGCCAGTTAATAACTGGAATATAAAGTTGTCCCAAGTTTTGACCTGGATAAGTAACTCTAAACAATGGAAAAATTTTAAGACGCATTGCTTCCGCAACCAATGTAAATGAACCAGTGATTAAAGCTTGTGAGGCAATGATTGCAGCAGCCGTAGCAATTAGCACCGCAAATACTCGGAAACTTTCTGGAACAGCAGCAAAGAAAGGATTTAATTCAATTCCACTATTACGGTTTGCCAAAATCCAAGCACCTTGACCACAATATGATAAAACGATACATATTTTAACAAAAGGCCAAGAGAAATAAACGTTACCCCGACCAACATGCCCTAAGTCAGAATAAAGAGCTTCTGCACCAGTTGTCGCAAGAAAAATTGAGCCTAGAATAAATATCCCACGATGATTTTCTGGACTTAATAAAAGATGTATCGCGTAATAGGGATTAATAGCTTTAAAAACTTCTAAATTTCCTAAGGCATTATATAGTCCTGTTAATCCTAAGAAACTGAACCAGACCAACATGACTGGTCCAAATAGCTTACCAATCAAACTCGTACCAAAACGTTGGATACTAAACAAACTTAATATTATTAGTAAAGTTGTAATAATAACATTGGTCTGATTTTGATAAATACTACTGATTCCTGGTACAGCTTTTAGTCCCTCAATTGCTGAAGTAACTGTGACTGCAGGTGTTAGGGCACCATCTGATAAAAGTGTTGCTCCACCAATCATTGCAGGTACAATCAACCATGGAGACATTTTTCTTACTAATGTATAAAGTGAGAAGATGCCACCTTCATGATGGTTATCAGCTTTTAAAGCAATCCAAACATATTTAATTGTTGTAATTAAAGTGAGGGTCCAAAATATCAAAGATATAGAACCAAGAATAAAGATTTCAGAAACACTAGATAAACCACCTTGGTTTTCAACCAAGGATTGCATTGTATAAAGAGGACTCGTTCCAATATCTCCATAAACAATTCCAAGTGCAATGATAAAACCGGCCTTCGATGCTTTATCAAAAGCAGCGTGATTGGCATTAGACATCCCAATCGTCCTCCTAAATTTCATAAAATACCAAAAAATGGTTGAAACCATTATAACAGATTATCAATAAAAAAGGAATTAAACTAAAAAGAAAAGTGCCGAGATCACTCAACACTTTCATTTTATTAGTTTGACTTGTTACGGATAACAAATCCCTTATCTTTACTTGAAGATTTTGTATCTTTATTGTAAAAATCTTTTGCATTGCGTTTAGGTTTACGTGAGCCAGTTGAACTTGCGTCATGGCTATCACGTTTATTTTTACGACGGTCGCCTTCACGATCATCACGAGATCCACCACGACGGTCATCACGTCTACCACGATTTCCACCACGGCCACGATCATTACGACCACGTCCGCCTTTACCACTCTTGCCACCACCATGGCCACCACCAACATATTTAAATGGTAATGGTTTTTCACGAGCGATTTCAACTTCTGGTTGATCAGCTGGATCTTGAACAGTTAAGCTTAAGATGTATAAAGCCAATTCTTCAGGTGTAAATTCAGAAGCAAGCTGGATGGCATCATCTTTGAATTTATCAAAGTTAGAACGAATCGTTTCATCTGCAAAATCACGTTCAATCTTTTTAAGAGCCACTTTCTTCTTAGCTTGAAAAGCTTCTTCAGCTGTCGCTGGTTTAAGTGGTGTCATTTGTTTCTTAGTGAGGTTCTCAATCATGCTTAAGTAACCCATTTCATTTGGGGAAACGAAAGTGATTGATTCACCTGATTTACCAGCACGGCCAGTACGTCCAATACGGTGAACATAGCTTTCTGGATCTTGAGTAATATCGTAGTTATAAACGTGAGTAACGTCAGAAATATCTAATCCACGCGCAGCCACGTCTGTTGCTACTAGAATATCAACTTGGTCACCTTTAAAATCACGAATAACACGTAAACGTTTATTCTGATCAAGGTCACCATGAATACCTTCAGCACGGAAACCACGTAATTTTAAACCACGAGTAATCTCGTCTACACGACGTTTTGTCCGACCAAATACAATTGAAAGTTCTGGTTGATCAACGTCCATCAAACGTGTCATAGTATCAAATTTTTCTTGTTCCTTAACACGAACGTAAAATTGTTCAACATTAACGTTAGTTAATTCTTTATTTTTAATTTGCACATGCTCAGGTTCTTTCATGAACTTAACACCAATTTGTTTAATCGGAGCTGGCATAGTAGCAGAAAATAGCAAAGTCTGACGATTAGCAGGAACTCGGCTGATGATTGCTTCGATATCTTCAAGGAATCCCATATTAAGCATTTCATCTGCTTCATCAAGGATTAATGTTTCAACATGATCTAATTTTAAGGCTTTACGCTTAATTAAATCTAATAGACGTCCTGGGGTACCAACTACAATATGAGCTCCTGATTTCAAAGCTTTAATTTGTTTGTCGATACTTGATCCACCGTAAACTGAGCGAACCTTAACGCCCTTATCACGACCAAAACGGAACAATTCTTCCTGACTCTGAACAGCAAGTTCACGAGTAGGTGCAATTACAAGAGCCTGAATGATATTTTCATCCGTACGGACCTTGTTTAAAGTTGGCAAACCAAATGCTGCTGTTTTACCAGTACCTGTTTGTGCCTGTCCAATAACATCTTTACCCTCAAGGGCTAATGGAATAGTCATCTCTTGGATTGGAGATGCTTTTTCAAAACCAGCTGTTACTACTGCTGATTGGATGTCTTCTGATAAGTTAAATTCTGTAAATTTCAAATGTTTCTCTTTTCTAAAAAGCAGTGCGAAGCTGCCTTATAAGCCTTTATAGTTCTGTCGTTCCATTAACAACTAGACTAGTGTAACACAATTAAAAATAAAAAGATAGGAAATATGTCATGTAAGTGTTTTTATGATATTATTGACTTATGAACTATAAAGGAATTGTATTTTTTGACTTAGATGGCACCTTACTTGATGCCACTTCACATGTTTCTGCGGATAATAGACTAGCATTGAATCAGCTAAGAGCCAATGGCTATTTACCTGTTATTGCAACTGGTCGTTCTGTACTTGAATTGGAAAATATATTAGAGGAATCAGGCATTTCTTCCGTAGCCATGCTTAATGGAATGGTAGTTCAAGTTGAAGGACAAATTATCTTCAAAGAAACAATTGATAACGCAGATATTGAGGAAACGCTCAAAATTGCAAATGAGCTTGGAGAAAGTATTGCATACTATACTCCAGATGAATTAGTCTTGGCTGGTTTATCTGAAGGCTTGAGAGGTCACTTTGCTTATTTTCATGGACCACTCCCTCGTATTGATAAAGATTATTTCAAAGAAGAAGATGTTAATATGCTTCTGGTAGGTGGGGCAGTTAAAAATAATGACCACTTCTACCAGGAAGGTGTTCCTAACCTAAAATTTTTACGGAATAGCCCCTTCTCTATTGATGTAGTCAAAAAAGGTTATAATAAGGGAACTGGTGTTGCTTTGATTAAAAAAGCCCTGCAGTCTGAGCACCTACCAACCTATGGCTTTGGTGACGGAGGAAATGATTTAGACTTACTAGCTGCCGTTGACCATCCAGTTGCTATGGAAAATGCCATTCCTGATCTGAAAGAATTAGCTGAATTTATTACCCATAAAAATACTGAAGACGGAATAGCTTTTGGACTTAGACATTATGGATTGATTTAAAAAATAAAAACCTAGTTATCTAAACTAGGTTTTTATTGAGCTTTACAATATGATTCTGCAAACATAGTATCACATTGTCCAAATGCAATTCAATCTTTGGTAATAGTGTTTCCAACCTTATCGTTTTAGTATGCTGAGATTGGATTAATTCCTATATCACTAATTGGACTATTTACTGATTGAGCAGAAAATGAAACGTTAGAACATTAGTGCAACATGAATAAAAACAGTATGAATTATCATACTGTTTTTATTTTTACATTTTTTCTTCTAATTTAACATCAGGATATTTATCCGCAAACCATCTTAGTGCAAAATCATTTTCAAATAAGAAGACAGGTTGATCGAAACGGTCTTTGGCTAAAATGTTTCGGCTTGATGACATACGTTGATCAAGGTCATCCTCACTAATCCAACGAACAGTCTTTTTACCCATTGGCGTCATGACAACCTCGGCATTGTATTCACCTTCCATACGATGTTTGAACACTTCAAACTGCAATTGACCAACTGCTCCTAACATATACTCGCCAGTTTGGAAATTTTTATAGAGTTGAACTGCACCTTCTTGAACCAATTGTTCCATTCCTTTATGGAATGATTTTTGTTTCATGACATTTTTTGCTGAGACTTTCATAAATAATTCAGGTGTAAAGGTTGGTAATGGTTCAAACTCAAATTTATTTTTACCAACTGTCAGTGTATCTCCAACTTGGTAAGTCCCAGTATCATAAACACCTATGATATCACCAGCTACTGCATTCTGAACATTCTCACGAGATTCTGCCATAAACTGTGTGACATTTGATAATTTGGCACCTTTACCTGTCCGGGTTAAATTGACAGACATCCCTTTTTCAAATTCCCCTGAGACAATCCTTACAAAGGCAATTCTGTCTCTGTGACGAGGATCCATATTTGCTTGAATTTTGAAGACAAATCCTGAAAAATCTTTGTCTAATGGATCAATCATTTTATCTTCAGTTGTTTTATGGCCGTGCGGTTCTGGAGCAAATTGCAAAAAGGTATCTAAGAAGGTTTGTACACCAAAGTTTGTTAAAGCTGAACCGAAAAATACAGGGGTCAATTCACCATCAAGAATAGCTTGTTTTGAAAATTCATTTCCAGCTTCTTCTAACAATTCAATGTCCTCTCGAGCCTGTTCATAGAAAGGATTGTTTGAGAAAAGTGAATTCCCTTCATCGAAATTAGCAAATCGTTGCTCGCCTTTATAAAGCTCTAAGCGTTGGTTGTGCAAATCATATAGACCTTCAAAAGCTCTTCCCATACCAATTGGCCAGTTCATTGGATAAGAGGCAATACCGAGTACTTCTTCAAGTTCTTCTAGTAATTCAAGTGGTTCACGACCATCTCTATCCAACTTATTGACAAAGGTAAACACTGGAATATTACGGTGTTTAACAACTTCAAATAACTTTTTAGTTTGTGCTTCAATCCCTTTTGCAGAGTCAATAACCATAACTGCTGCGTCTACCGCCATCAAAGTCCGGTAGGTATCCTCAGAGAAATCCTCATGCCCTGGAGTATCTAGGATATTAACGCGTTTTCCAGCATAATCAAATTGCATTACTGATGAAGTAACAGAGATACCACGTTGTTTCTCAATATCCATCCAGTCCGATTTAGCAAAGGTTCCGGTTTTTTTCCCTTTAACTGTACCTGCTTCGCGAATTTCTCCTCCAAAGTAAAGTAATTGCTCAGTAATTGTCGTTTTACCAGCATCCGGGTGACTGATGATGGCAAAAGTGCGACGTTTTTTTATTTCTTCATTTAATGACATATTATTTTCCTTGATTTAATCTTGTTATATTATGTTTTTTTGTTTTAAGATTACTTTTTTTACATTGGCTTTACTCCATTTAATTAACAAAAAAGAGTCATGTTTTAAACAACTCTTTCATTATATATGATTTTAGAAGCTTTCGCAATCTCTTACTTTCGAGCAACGACCTTTATCATTGTTTGACTATTTTCTTGACTCTTATCGAAGAGATATTCCACTGTTTTTATCATAACTGTTAGTCCACTGGTCACTACTATATAATTGAATACTAAATGATGGGAGTGAAAAATTGGAAGATCGGTTAAAAAACCGTAATTTCCTTTTGTCATAAGATTTACCATTAGGATGAAAAAATTAATATAGGCCAAATCTCTAAATAAAGCAGTTGGAGCCAAAGGTTGCTCTTGATAGTGATATAAGTATAGGAGACCATTCACCAATAGAGCATAATGACCTAAATAGAATGCAACATTGGTCACATGAAATAAGGAATAGGGATAAAAATCTGGTGAAATCAAAGCTAGGAATGTACCACCTATACCTAGTTTCATAAACAATTGCTTAAACCGACTACCATTTGGTAATAAAAATACGGCCAACATGGCAATCCGACAATGGTAAAAAGGCAATGCTTCATTTAGCGGAAAGCCCTTAAAGAGATACCAAATATATAGAGAAAAAATTTGTGTAATTTGAAGCCATATAAACATCTTGCCATAAAACTTTGAATCTTGTAATCTACTTGTCATCATCACTAGCATACAAGCTATAAGAATTGTTCCAAGATAAAAAACAGACGTAATATGTGGTATTCCAATTGGTTTTAAACTAAAAAAATCCATAAACATTCCTTTCTTTATCATATCATTATACCTTATAGTGATTTTCATAACAAGTTCATTAATTTAATAAAGTGTAAGAAAGTGTTTATAGATAATTATTAATTGTTTAGTTCTAAATACTCTACCAGTCGATCGAGGTGCATTGAATTGCTACCTTTCAAAAGAATCTGGTCATTTTGTCCTAGTTTTTCTTTTGTTAATTGGCAGAGCTCTTCAAATTGATCCAGCTGTTCATCTTTTTTGAAGAAATAAACATGCCCAATTGGGAACATCTGACTAGCTAATTGTGACAGTTCTTGAATGTCTTGTCCATAAAAAATTAATGTATCGATTTTCTCTGGACTCAGACTCATTATCAGTTTAGAATGCAAAGAAACGGAGTCAGGTCCTAGTTCTTTCATATCTGCAAGCACAGCAATTTTCTTGCCATCCGGATTATTAGGGATGTTAGAGAAAGTTTCGAGAATGAGTTGCATTGCTGTCGGGTTAGCATTATAAACATCAGATAGAATATCCGCACCATTTGCTGCCTTTTTCCACTCTGTCCGATTTTTTGTTAATTGGACTGACTCCAAAGCCTCAACAATATCTTCATCAGAGACAGCTAATAATTTTCCGACATAAGCCGCTATCATGGCATTGGTTGCATTGTATTTACCTGATAATGGTAGGGTTACTGCTTGATCAAGGACATTGGTTGTAAATGTTAAGGAATTTTTATCTTCTTTGATATCCTTAACAAATATTTCTTCTCCTTCACCAAATCGAATCACCATTTGGTTATCAGGTAGGTAAGGATCTATAATCGGATCTCCAGGTGCAAGTAGAATTCCATGAGAATCCATGCCATCAACAATTTGCATTTTTCCTTGAGCAATCTTTTCGCGTGAGCCAAAGAATTCTAGATGTGCTTCTGCGACGATTGTTAAAACAGCAATACGAGGTTGAGCAATCTCTGATAATAAATGGATATCACCCATATGATCTTGTCCCATTTCAAGCACAACTTTTTCAGTTTCATCAGGCATATGTAAAACAGTATAAGGTAAACCAATCTCATTGTTATAGTTACCTTGTGTCTTATAAGTTTTATAAGTAGTAGCAAGTACTGCTTCAATCATATCTTTTGTACTGGTTTTTCCATTAGATCCAGTTACGGCAATGACATCCAGACGCATTTTTTCAATATAATATTTTGCTAATGTTTGATAGGCATGTAAACAATCATTTACCAATAAATAAGGTTTCCCCTCAATAGGATGCTCAGAAAAAGTGGCCGCTGCTCCTTTTTCAAAAGCCAGTTCAATAAAGTCATGACCATCTCTTTCACCTTTTAAAGGTAAAAAAAGGTCGCCTTTTACAATTTTCCGGCTGTCAAATTCAATTTGATTCAGAGGAACGTCGTCAAATTCAGAAAGTGAATTTTGAGCCTCCACAACTTTTGCAATTTCATGTAATGATAGTTTCATCTTATATCCTTCTTAATCGAATCGTCCAAATAGACTTTCCTAATATTATACCATATTTTTTATTAAAAAATTAGCATTTTCAATTCCTGTCACTTATGATATAATTTTCTCAGTTCCTTGTAATTAATTACAGAAACTACAGAGTAGGTGATTTGCGTCAAGTGTATGTGAATGGGATGTCGTCACATAAGGAAGCCAAATGCGCGGTAAATCATTGCATCCGCTGTTATTAAATTAACAGCTCCAAAAAATTCAAAGGAGCAACAATGAATACTTATTTTCATAATCCAAAACTAACACCTCAAAGGTTAGTTTCCTTGGCTATGTTAATTGCACTTTCAGTAATCGTCAGTAAGTTTGCTTTGCCAATTATTCCAAAACAATTGGTAGTTAGTTTAACATTTATTGTCAATTCTGTAATTGGGATGATAGCTGGTCCGATTTGGGGATTTATTTCTCTTGGCTTAATCGATGTTGTCGATAACTTGTCCAGTGGTAGTGGTGACTTTATTATCTGGTGGACATTGATGGAGGCTATTCAAGGATTCTTTTATGGTCTATTTTTCTATCGTAGACCTCTAGACACTAAGAAAAAATTCGACTGGTTATATGTAACAATTGCAACAATTGTTATCATGTTAATTGGAACCTTTATTTTAACGCCATTACTAATCCAAATTTACTATGGAGTGCCATTTTGGGCACAGTTTATTGCTGGTCGATGGCTCAAAATATTTGAAATTCCACTTCGCGTAGTCATTACTATGGCTGTTTTACCAGCAATTCAGAAGATTCCTGAATTAAAGAAATTATCAACTACATAAAAAGAAGAGAGTTCCATCCCTACTCTCTTCTTTTTTATGCTTATATTAAATGACTTTCACGTTTTTCAAACATTTCTATTGCTAGTTTGACTAACTCTTCAATTAAATCTGAGTATACAAGTCCCATATTTTCCCAAAGTAATGGATACATCGACCATTGGGTAAATCCTGGCATAGTATTTAATTCGTTGAGATACATGTGACCATCTTCAGTCAAAAAGAAATCACAACGAGATAGTCCGCAACCTCCTAGTGCTTTAAAAGCAGCTTCTGCATAGGCTCTCATCTCTTTAACGATTTCTGAATCAATCTCCGCGGGAATCGCCATTGTAATTTTGTTGTCGATGTATTTTGCTTGATAGTCATAAAAAGCAACATCTTTAACAACTTCACCAGGGAAAGTTGACTTGACCGAATTATTTCCAAGCAAACCTACCTCGATCTCACGCGCAACAACACCTTGCTCAATAAGAATACGGCTGTCATATTTCAGTGCCAAGCCAATAGCTTCTTTTAATTCCATTTCAGTTTCCGCTTTAGAGATTCCTACTGAAGAACCCATATTGGCCGGTTTAACAAAAATTGGGAATTGTAATTTTTCCATTGTTTCTGACATACAAGCATCTAAATCATTACCTTCAATATAGACTGTAAAAGCTACTTGTGGAATACCTGCTGATGCAAGAACATGTTTGGTTGTAATTTTATCCATTGCCACACTTGAAGATAAAATATTTGTTCCAACATATGGCATTTTTAAGACTTCAAGAAATCCTTGAATTGAACCATCTTCTCCCATTGGACCATGGAGTACTGGGAACACAACTGCATTTTCTTCATAAATATCACTTGCTTTAATAAGTTGTGATTGCTCAATACTTTGATTAGTCATTAATTTTTCGTTATCATCTGGTTTTTGACTTAATTCTTGCGTTTTATAAAAATCACCTACTTGTGAAATGAAATATGTTTTTACGAAGAATTTGTCATAATTGATAGCTCTCATTACGCTTTCTGCTGATAACACAGAAACTTCGCGTTCAGCAGAACGACCGCCATAGAGTAAAACAAGGGTTTGCTTAGACATTATTATACTTCCAATCTGATTAATTTCTCCTAATTATATCAGAAAATGTAAGGCATTTCAAAAACTCTTAAAAATTTCAAAAACAAAAAAACAAGAAATGATTTTCTTGTTTTTTTAAAGTTCTGTTCTGTTTTCGATAGCTCGCAGTAAAGTAACTTCATCTGCATATTCGATATCGGACCCTACTGCTAATCCTCTAGCCAACCGCGTAACTTTTATTCCGGCTGGCTTAAGTACACGGGAAATATACATAGAAGTCGCTTCGCCATCAGCAGTTGCATTTGTAGCAACGATAACCTCATTAACTTTCCCATCCATTAGTCGCGTAATTAAAGGTTTTAAATTGATATTATCCGGACCAACACCATTCATTGGTGAAATTAGACCATGAAGAACATGATATAACCCATGATATTCTTGAATCTTTTCCATAGCTGAAACATCTTTTGATTCTTCAACAACAAGAATAATTTCTTGGTTACGATTTGGGTCGGTACAGATTCCACAAGGATCATCATCTGTTAAATTTCCACAAATAGAGCAGTAAGTTAATTCACGTTTTGCTGCTAATAAATTTTTGGCAAAATCATTGACATCTTCATCACTCATTCCAATTGTATAAAATGCTAAACGAGTTGCTGTTTTAATACCAATTCCTGGTAACTTTGAATAACTATCAATTAATTTTGCTATTGGTGTGGGATATAACACTTGCTAGCTCCTTTTTATTTTTTATACTTGTTTAGATAATCTGAAATAATATCACGCGCCATATATTGGTGTGACTTTGTCAGTGAATCTGAGGCATGCGGATACATGATGGCAACTGCAATTTGCGGATCTTGACTTGGTCCATAGGCTACAACATTTAAATTATAGGTACCAACAGTGTTCCCATTATCATCTTTAACATACGTTTCAGCTGTACCTGTTTTGGCACTAATTGAAACATTTGTTCCAACTAATCCTTTACCAGTCGCAAAGCCACTTGAACTATTTACAACTTGATAAAATCCTTCTTGGATGATTGCCATTTCTTGATCTGAGATATTGACTTTATTTAATTCTTTGCCAGTTATTGTATTGTTTAATCGACCTAAATTATCTTTTTCGCTTTTAGCTGGATCAGTCGTATCCTCATAGATACCATCGACTAAATGCGGAGCGATTCTTTTACCACCATTAGCAACTGTTGAAACATATTGGGCCAATTGCATTGTTGTATAGTTATCATACTGACCAAAAGCTTCTGTAATTACATTTGAAACCGTATAGTCTTTGGTTAAAAATCCTAATGACTCACCTGGTAAATCGATTCCCGTACTTGTTCCAAGACCAAATTCTGCATAGGTCTTACGAAGCTGAGACATTGCTGTTTTCATCCCATCAGTCATCAAGGCCATACCTGTGTGATACTCCTGACCCATCATTTTTAAAGCCACTTGTACCATATATGTATTTGATGAATATTCTAAGGCTTGGACTGCAGATATATTTTGTTGACCAGCTGTAAACCATGAATTTATAGGTTTTGAATTACCAAATTGGATTGGTTGATCGGTTAATATTTGATTTCCTGAAATCACACCATTTTCCCAACCAGATGCCAAGGTTGCACCTTTGACAACAGATCCTGGTGTAAAGACATTGGTAATAGTTCCGAGGGCATCTTTTTGTAATTGATTGGTATCCCTATCATGCACCAATCCGGTCATAGCAAGTACGGATCCTGTTTGCGGATTGATTGCAACAGCATAAGCACCTTCGGAATATTTCCCAGACCCTGAAGCTATTTCAGCCTGCAGATGTTTTTTGACAATATTATCAACATCTTTTTGAAAATCTAAGGAAATTGACAGTTTAATATTTTTACCAACTTGTCCTTTGTGTTTGATTTTATTGGAAATAATTTTACCAGATTTATTTGTTTTAATTTGTCTTATTTCATGTTGCCCTTGAAGGATATCTTCATATGCTTTTTCAAGATATGAAGTACCAACTCGATCATCTAAGGAATAGCCCTTTTTGATATAGCTGTCTGCTTCTTCTTGAGGAAGTCCAGCTTCTCGACTGGAAACTTTACCAATAATCGACGTTAAACTAGCA encodes:
- a CDS encoding KUP/HAK/KT family potassium transporter — protein: MSNANHAAFDKASKAGFIIALGIVYGDIGTSPLYTMQSLVENQGGLSSVSEIFILGSISLIFWTLTLITTIKYVWIALKADNHHEGGIFSLYTLVRKMSPWLIVPAMIGGATLLSDGALTPAVTVTSAIEGLKAVPGISSIYQNQTNVIITTLLIILSLFSIQRFGTSLIGKLFGPVMLVWFSFLGLTGLYNALGNLEVFKAINPYYAIHLLLSPENHRGIFILGSIFLATTGAEALYSDLGHVGRGNVYFSWPFVKICIVLSYCGQGAWILANRNSGIELNPFFAAVPESFRVFAVLIATAAAIIASQALITGSFTLVAEAMRLKIFPLFRVTYPGQNLGQLYIPVINWLLCFITSCVVLYFKNSANMEAAYGLAITITMLMTTVLLNYYLIKEGMNSVIAHVIMSFFALIEFIFFAASAVKFMHGGYVVVILALGIVSVMFIWHKGTKIVFKYVKSLNLLDYRDQIKALRDDKAIDLYQTNVVYLTNRLQDNMIDKSILYSILDKRPKRAKVYWFVNVKVTDEPYTAKYKVDMMGTDYMVKVELFLGFRMPQSVPRYLRTIVQDLMESGRLPQQVQEYSITPGRKVGDFRFVIIEERVSNARQLNGFERFIMQTKASIKHFTATPARWFGLQYSEVKVEVVPLILSDILKLPIKEFQTPKEIK
- a CDS encoding DEAD/DEAH box helicase — protein: MKFTEFNLSEDIQSAVVTAGFEKASPIQEMTIPLALEGKDVIGQAQTGTGKTAAFGLPTLNKVRTDENIIQALVIAPTRELAVQSQEELFRFGRDKGVKVRSVYGGSSIDKQIKALKSGAHIVVGTPGRLLDLIKRKALKLDHVETLILDEADEMLNMGFLEDIEAIISRVPANRQTLLFSATMPAPIKQIGVKFMKEPEHVQIKNKELTNVNVEQFYVRVKEQEKFDTMTRLMDVDQPELSIVFGRTKRRVDEITRGLKLRGFRAEGIHGDLDQNKRLRVIRDFKGDQVDILVATDVAARGLDISDVTHVYNYDITQDPESYVHRIGRTGRAGKSGESITFVSPNEMGYLSMIENLTKKQMTPLKPATAEEAFQAKKKVALKKIERDFADETIRSNFDKFKDDAIQLASEFTPEELALYILSLTVQDPADQPEVEIAREKPLPFKYVGGGHGGGKSGKGGRGRNDRGRGGNRGRRDDRRGGSRDDREGDRRKNKRDSHDASSTGSRKPKRNAKDFYNKDTKSSSKDKGFVIRNKSN
- a CDS encoding Cof-type HAD-IIB family hydrolase, with product MNYKGIVFFDLDGTLLDATSHVSADNRLALNQLRANGYLPVIATGRSVLELENILEESGISSVAMLNGMVVQVEGQIIFKETIDNADIEETLKIANELGESIAYYTPDELVLAGLSEGLRGHFAYFHGPLPRIDKDYFKEEDVNMLLVGGAVKNNDHFYQEGVPNLKFLRNSPFSIDVVKKGYNKGTGVALIKKALQSEHLPTYGFGDGGNDLDLLAAVDHPVAMENAIPDLKELAEFITHKNTEDGIAFGLRHYGLI
- a CDS encoding peptide chain release factor 3, which codes for MSLNEEIKKRRTFAIISHPDAGKTTITEQLLYFGGEIREAGTVKGKKTGTFAKSDWMDIEKQRGISVTSSVMQFDYAGKRVNILDTPGHEDFSEDTYRTLMAVDAAVMVIDSAKGIEAQTKKLFEVVKHRNIPVFTFVNKLDRDGREPLELLEELEEVLGIASYPMNWPIGMGRAFEGLYDLHNQRLELYKGEQRFANFDEGNSLFSNNPFYEQAREDIELLEEAGNEFSKQAILDGELTPVFFGSALTNFGVQTFLDTFLQFAPEPHGHKTTEDKMIDPLDKDFSGFVFKIQANMDPRHRDRIAFVRIVSGEFEKGMSVNLTRTGKGAKLSNVTQFMAESRENVQNAVAGDIIGVYDTGTYQVGDTLTVGKNKFEFEPLPTFTPELFMKVSAKNVMKQKSFHKGMEQLVQEGAVQLYKNFQTGEYMLGAVGQLQFEVFKHRMEGEYNAEVVMTPMGKKTVRWISEDDLDQRMSSSRNILAKDRFDQPVFLFENDFALRWFADKYPDVKLEEKM
- a CDS encoding TMEM164-related integral membrane acyltransferase translates to MDFFSLKPIGIPHITSVFYLGTILIACMLVMMTSRLQDSKFYGKMFIWLQITQIFSLYIWYLFKGFPLNEALPFYHCRIAMLAVFLLPNGSRFKQLFMKLGIGGTFLALISPDFYPYSLFHVTNVAFYLGHYALLVNGLLYLYHYQEQPLAPTALFRDLAYINFFILMVNLMTKGNYGFLTDLPIFHSHHLVFNYIVVTSGLTVMIKTVEYLFDKSQENSQTMIKVVARK
- a CDS encoding UDP-N-acetylmuramoyl-tripeptide--D-alanyl-D-alanine ligase — its product is MKLSLHEIAKVVEAQNSLSEFDDVPLNQIEFDSRKIVKGDLFLPLKGERDGHDFIELAFEKGAAATFSEHPIEGKPYLLVNDCLHAYQTLAKYYIEKMRLDVIAVTGSNGKTSTKDMIEAVLATTYKTYKTQGNYNNEIGLPYTVLHMPDETEKVVLEMGQDHMGDIHLLSEIAQPRIAVLTIVAEAHLEFFGSREKIAQGKMQIVDGMDSHGILLAPGDPIIDPYLPDNQMVIRFGEGEEIFVKDIKEDKNSLTFTTNVLDQAVTLPLSGKYNATNAMIAAYVGKLLAVSDEDIVEALESVQLTKNRTEWKKAANGADILSDVYNANPTAMQLILETFSNIPNNPDGKKIAVLADMKELGPDSVSLHSKLIMSLSPEKIDTLIFYGQDIQELSQLASQMFPIGHVYFFKKDEQLDQFEELCQLTKEKLGQNDQILLKGSNSMHLDRLVEYLELNN
- a CDS encoding folate family ECF transporter S component, coding for MNTYFHNPKLTPQRLVSLAMLIALSVIVSKFALPIIPKQLVVSLTFIVNSVIGMIAGPIWGFISLGLIDVVDNLSSGSGDFIIWWTLMEAIQGFFYGLFFYRRPLDTKKKFDWLYVTIATIVIMLIGTFILTPLLIQIYYGVPFWAQFIAGRWLKIFEIPLRVVITMAVLPAIQKIPELKKLSTT